A single Bifidobacterium scardovii JCM 12489 = DSM 13734 DNA region contains:
- a CDS encoding EpsG family protein, with the protein MTPYIILFTILAICAVLSWLICIRSARLLLLALQCTSMGVMTAGRGLTVGTDNISYFNIFSWRQLYDSQYCPMEFGYCSLNRVLADHGFSFQIIFVIESIVLYMAIFIFTKTMIKESMWSLLPLLFFTLQPFFNALNTSRQYFALGFALIAFVLAYKKKYIFSIICFIVAFSIHYAVAAVLLLAVLVPMLRSSWSSTVILGAYLVSFFVRIIGPEKVMGIFTHLISKYSHYASGNQFDAMGSFQYILFTILIPNIIFVFCLLFDYFVNNRTRNSLLSDKDISIFHSREILLGGSLAYVCLLNAFVGSMSLARFADFFIIFLISYFLYVLSSMDDKRLVMFVVLVIIVTSFISCYYFIGIRGYQSVVPYILME; encoded by the coding sequence TTGACTCCTTATATAATACTTTTTACAATTCTGGCGATTTGTGCTGTTCTGTCATGGCTTATTTGTATAAGGAGTGCGCGGCTTCTCCTGCTTGCATTGCAATGTACGAGTATGGGGGTTATGACTGCTGGCCGCGGGCTAACAGTTGGTACAGATAATATTTCTTATTTTAATATATTTTCTTGGAGACAGTTATACGACTCACAGTATTGTCCGATGGAGTTTGGTTATTGTAGTTTAAATCGCGTCCTTGCGGATCATGGTTTCAGTTTTCAAATAATTTTTGTTATTGAGAGCATAGTTTTATATATGGCGATTTTTATTTTTACAAAAACTATGATCAAGGAATCAATGTGGTCTTTATTACCTCTCTTGTTCTTCACTCTTCAGCCTTTTTTTAATGCTCTAAACACGTCGCGACAATATTTTGCTCTTGGATTTGCTCTAATCGCATTTGTTCTTGCTTATAAAAAGAAATATATATTTAGCATAATTTGTTTTATTGTCGCATTCTCTATTCATTATGCCGTGGCTGCTGTTCTTTTGCTTGCAGTCCTCGTGCCCATGCTTCGATCCTCTTGGTCATCTACAGTGATATTAGGGGCGTATTTAGTTTCTTTTTTTGTTAGGATTATAGGTCCTGAAAAAGTAATGGGAATTTTTACTCATTTGATTTCAAAATATTCGCACTACGCATCGGGCAATCAATTTGATGCTATGGGATCCTTTCAATATATACTCTTTACTATTCTTATTCCTAATATTATTTTTGTTTTTTGTTTATTATTTGACTATTTTGTAAATAATAGAACAAGGAACAGTTTGTTATCTGATAAGGATATATCTATATTTCATTCGAGAGAGATACTTCTCGGAGGATCTCTTGCCTATGTTTGTCTCTTGAATGCTTTTGTCGGCAGTATGTCGCTTGCAAGGTTTGCTGATTTTTTTATTATATTCCTTATTTCTTATTTCTTATATGTACTGTCAAGCATGGATGATAAAAGATTGGTGATGTTTGTTGTGTTAGTGATTATAGTTACATCATTTATTTCTTGTTATTATTTTATTGGAATACGTGGTTATCAATCTGTGGTTCCGTATAT
- a CDS encoding glycosyltransferase family 1 protein, with the protein MMGPLRVAQVVGRMTGGGVEATVLNHYRHIDRSQVQFDFVVLEDSTVVPTDEITALGGRVFFVPTYKRLSQYLRECERLFREIRPVIVHSHVNALSVFPLMAAKHAAVPVRIAHSHSTSNPREYAKNAVKTVLKPFATVYPTHYAACAMHTARWLFGKKLADSGKVRIIHNAIDPNAFRFNKTVRDVVRKELGVQPNQLVIGQIGRLCFQKNPLFTLDVFSKLLRKRSDAVLVFIGDGEMREQVEARIHELGIENSVRLLGVRQDVSKFYQALDVLMFPSTYEGLGMVAVEAQAAGLPVLASSFVPQEVVLIPELVAFLSLRDSNGWVNALAAVSVSAEHSNEQTRICQSGYDISDSARELCDWYLTLAATIS; encoded by the coding sequence ATGATGGGTCCTTTGCGTGTGGCTCAGGTCGTTGGCCGTATGACAGGTGGTGGTGTGGAGGCTACCGTGCTCAATCACTACCGTCATATTGATAGAAGTCAAGTTCAATTCGATTTTGTGGTGTTGGAGGACTCAACTGTAGTCCCGACTGATGAGATCACAGCGTTGGGCGGACGTGTTTTCTTTGTTCCGACGTATAAGAGGTTATCTCAATATCTACGAGAGTGCGAACGTTTATTCCGCGAGATTAGACCTGTCATTGTGCATTCTCATGTAAACGCATTAAGCGTTTTTCCTCTCATGGCTGCCAAACATGCTGCAGTACCAGTGAGAATCGCTCATAGCCATAGTACGAGTAATCCACGTGAGTATGCAAAAAATGCTGTAAAGACAGTTTTAAAGCCATTCGCGACGGTATATCCAACCCACTATGCTGCTTGTGCCATGCACACGGCACGATGGCTTTTTGGCAAGAAACTTGCTGACTCGGGGAAAGTTCGCATTATTCATAACGCGATTGATCCGAACGCGTTTCGCTTTAACAAGACTGTCCGTGATGTAGTACGGAAAGAACTCGGTGTTCAGCCTAATCAGCTTGTTATAGGTCAGATCGGTCGTCTGTGCTTTCAAAAGAATCCCCTGTTCACGCTAGACGTTTTTTCGAAATTATTACGTAAGCGGTCTGATGCCGTTCTTGTGTTTATTGGTGACGGTGAAATGCGTGAGCAGGTTGAAGCACGCATCCATGAACTTGGAATTGAGAATTCAGTACGGTTACTGGGTGTGAGGCAAGATGTCAGCAAGTTTTACCAAGCGCTTGATGTACTTATGTTTCCATCGACATATGAAGGACTCGGTATGGTCGCTGTTGAAGCACAGGCTGCGGGCTTGCCGGTGCTGGCTTCATCTTTCGTGCCGCAGGAGGTTGTTCTGATTCCAGAGCTTGTGGCATTTTTATCGCTCCGCGATTCTAACGGGTGGGTTAACGCCCTTGCCGCAGTTTCAGTGTCTGCGGAACATTCGAATGAGCAGACTCGTATTTGCCAATCAGGATACGACATTTCAGATAGCGCACGAGAATTGTGCGATTGGTACCTAACGCTTGCTGCTACTATTTCCTAG
- a CDS encoding glycosyltransferase family 4 protein yields MGIVTSGYLPVPNVLGGAVEALDMMLLRENERQSSFNFTVYSTWTEGVEEESKNFDHAKFEFVKTPWFVKFADSGIYTFAKYVLRKKKLMSYRYIAQRLWYISKVAKKLSNEDLDAVLIENHATLFMVMKKYGNAKRYKGRVYYHLHNELTGGFGCLDEISQVHKVLGVSRFIVDTLDVFLKKETDSGLIESQKAVWRNCVDTERFNPSNELIQQRGKDFRGKLDIPEDGIVLLFSGRLTEEKGAKELLEAFLLADAPNTFLVIAGAFFYNSNIQSPFEQKLAEMAQQANDRIRFTGFVDYADMPAIYAMSDICCLPSIWNDPAPLAVIEALASGRPLITTKSGGIPEYADDQAAVILKKDDNIVANMAIAIRDLVNNPLKRENMGSRGRSLSENLSPSSYLRQFVAQFRD; encoded by the coding sequence GTGGGGATAGTCACTTCCGGATATTTGCCAGTTCCCAATGTACTTGGTGGAGCTGTAGAAGCTTTGGACATGATGCTCTTACGAGAGAATGAGAGGCAATCTTCGTTCAATTTCACCGTATATTCCACTTGGACTGAGGGCGTTGAAGAAGAGTCAAAGAATTTTGATCATGCAAAGTTTGAGTTTGTCAAGACTCCTTGGTTCGTGAAGTTTGCGGATTCAGGCATTTATACATTTGCGAAATATGTGCTGCGTAAAAAGAAGTTGATGAGCTACCGGTATATAGCGCAGCGTTTATGGTATATCAGCAAGGTTGCCAAGAAGCTTTCTAATGAGGATCTTGACGCTGTTCTTATTGAAAATCATGCCACACTCTTTATGGTGATGAAGAAGTATGGGAACGCGAAAAGATACAAAGGAAGAGTGTATTATCACCTACATAATGAATTGACAGGTGGTTTCGGTTGCTTGGATGAGATATCTCAAGTGCATAAAGTTCTGGGAGTTTCCAGATTTATTGTCGATACGCTTGATGTTTTTCTCAAAAAAGAAACAGACTCGGGTTTGATTGAATCTCAGAAAGCAGTATGGAGAAACTGCGTCGATACCGAGAGATTCAATCCCAGCAATGAGTTGATTCAGCAGCGTGGCAAAGATTTTCGGGGAAAACTGGACATTCCAGAGGACGGCATAGTTCTTCTCTTTTCGGGACGATTGACTGAAGAGAAAGGTGCCAAGGAACTCTTGGAGGCTTTCCTGCTCGCCGATGCGCCTAATACGTTTCTGGTAATTGCAGGAGCATTCTTCTATAATTCGAATATTCAGAGTCCCTTTGAGCAAAAACTTGCTGAGATGGCTCAGCAGGCCAATGATAGAATACGGTTTACTGGATTTGTCGATTATGCGGATATGCCTGCTATATATGCAATGTCTGATATCTGCTGTCTGCCTTCAATATGGAATGATCCTGCACCGCTGGCCGTCATTGAGGCATTGGCTTCCGGTAGGCCTTTGATCACGACCAAGTCCGGAGGTATCCCTGAGTATGCTGACGATCAAGCAGCTGTGATTCTCAAAAAGGATGATAACATTGTTGCTAATATGGCAATCGCCATTAGAGATCTTGTGAATAATCCTTTAAAAAGGGAGAATATGGGATCTCGTGGAAGGTCATTGAGTGAAAATCTATCACCCTCTTCTTATTTAAGGCAATTTGTTGCCCAATTTAGAGATTAA